The following are from one region of the Thermococcus cleftensis genome:
- a CDS encoding DUF192 domain-containing protein, giving the protein MLINETKERTWHGPVKLADSFFKRFRGLMLVRHVNHALVFILPAETKANASIHMFFMLSDIDVIWLDSTRRVVDFKTARKWRLYAPRKPAKYIIEGPVGIIKALDVEEGDLISWSPSEEKERAVPVKVSLPDGFSFDKGTNGMAFTESVGEVKAREH; this is encoded by the coding sequence ATGCTCATCAACGAGACCAAAGAGCGGACGTGGCACGGGCCCGTAAAGCTTGCCGACAGCTTTTTCAAGCGCTTTAGGGGGCTGATGCTGGTAAGGCACGTCAACCATGCCCTTGTCTTCATCCTTCCCGCCGAGACCAAGGCCAACGCCTCGATCCACATGTTCTTCATGCTGAGCGATATAGACGTGATATGGCTCGATTCGACGAGGCGCGTCGTCGATTTCAAGACCGCCAGGAAGTGGCGCCTCTACGCTCCCAGAAAGCCGGCCAAATACATAATCGAAGGCCCCGTGGGGATTATAAAAGCGCTTGACGTCGAGGAGGGCGACCTCATAAGCTGGAGCCCGAGCGAGGAGAAGGAGCGGGCCGTCCCGGTGAAGGTGTCCCTTCCAGATGGCTTCTCATTCGACAAGGGCACCAACGGGATGGCCTTTACGGAGAGCGTGGGGGAAGTGAAGGCAAGGGAGCATTAA
- the pfdA gene encoding prefoldin subunit alpha, with protein MAKVKRTPERIQDEIRSYLGEIEYLRSQVGVIDATISNLRTVDATLAYIKEKGEGKEIYIPLGSGIAIKGKIEKPDDVIMDVGAGILVGASIEEARENIEKRINALMELRLALLRKIEEDGRKVTELLKELEKMKPEEKKE; from the coding sequence ATGGCGAAGGTAAAGAGAACCCCCGAGAGGATACAGGACGAGATAAGGAGCTACCTCGGGGAGATAGAGTACCTCAGGAGCCAGGTCGGGGTCATCGACGCAACCATAAGCAACCTCCGCACCGTCGATGCGACGCTTGCCTACATCAAGGAGAAGGGCGAGGGCAAGGAGATATACATCCCGCTCGGCAGTGGCATAGCCATCAAGGGCAAGATAGAGAAGCCTGACGATGTCATAATGGACGTTGGGGCCGGCATACTGGTCGGGGCGAGCATCGAGGAGGCGAGGGAGAACATCGAGAAGCGCATAAACGCCCTGATGGAGCTGCGCCTTGCCCTGCTCAGGAAGATAGAGGAGGACGGCAGGAAGGTCACGGAGCTCCTCAAGGAGCTTGAGAAGATGAAGCCCGAGGAGAAGAAGGAGTGA